A region from the Rosa rugosa chromosome 6, drRosRugo1.1, whole genome shotgun sequence genome encodes:
- the LOC133716288 gene encoding uncharacterized protein LOC133716288, protein MEEFARRFAGALVLLERESRGLRIGGIAARSALQNEFAVVCRVFTEKTFRRRSFMDLSLETLGGAKGVVLSDVEGDRFLARFKCAEDMQRVLNREPWDFDRSLILMAPLGGAGSVMDVALSSTVMWVQAHGVPWRFCTPEVAEAIGGMVGTYERVKTDEQGCCVGKFLCIKVRMDVSLALLRHTVVDFPGVGDQLVEFKYERLPEFYQECGLIGHPTRECDEKLGTKNKRDSERPFATTLKAKKDLFGRWLDPHVGRTRMDGAYSGGESSDIGSGSQS, encoded by the coding sequence ATGGAGGAATTTGCACGTCGTTTTGCTGGGGCACTGGTTCTCTTGGAGAGGGAGTCGAGGGGTTTACGGATAGGAGGTATCGCTGCAAGGTCGGCACTGCAGAATGAGTTTGCAGTGGTCTGTAGGGTTTTCACGGAGAAGACCTTTCGGCGAAGGAGTTTTATGGATCTTTCTCTCGAGACTTTGGGCGGCGCGAAGGGCGTTGTCTTGAGTGATGTTGAAGGGGATAGGTTTTTGGCTCGTTTTAAGTGTGCGGAGGATATGCAGAGAGTCTTGAATCGGGAACCTTGGGATTTTGACAGATCTCTGATTTTGATGGCACCGCTAGGTGGGGCTGGGTCTGTCATGGACGTAGCTTTGTCCTCTACGGTGATGTGGGTTCAAGCTCATGGAGTCCCATGGAGGTTTTGTACACCAGAGGTGGCGGAAGCTATTGGAGGTATGGTGGGTACCTATGAGAGAGTCAAGACTGATGAGCAGGGTTGTTGTGTAGGGAAATTCTTATGTATCAAGGTGCGAATGGATGTTTCATTGGCACTTCTCCGACATACTGTGGTGGATTTTCCTGGGGTGGGGGATCAGTTGGTAGAGTTTAAGTATGAACGGCTACCGGAGTTCTATCAGGAGTGTGGGTTGATTGGTCACCCTACACGGGAATGTGATGAAAAACTAGGGACTAAAAATAAGCGAGACTCGGAGAGGCCATTTGCTACTACTCTAAAGGCTAAGAAAGATCTGTTTGGGAGATGGCTGGATCCCCATGTGGGGAGGACTAGGATGGATGGTGCATATAGCGGTGGTGAGAGTAGTGATATTGGGAGTGGGTCACAATCCTAA
- the LOC133716286 gene encoding uncharacterized protein LOC133716286 — MKISRVEDFDRLRRALGFAHAEAVFSEGQSGGLGLFWTDDVHLQIGTKSAHHVDAIVIGDFGTPSWRVTGFYGYARTGERDRSWQLLRELSDLDSLPWVVIGDFNEILNNGENIAGPLRAERQMRGFREALGYCDLLDLGFHGAMATWWNSETLLRLDRAVCTPSWFDVFGHSKLFHLPPSDSDHVPLLLRASTTRLPVRSKPHRFKFEAFWLQHPDCDSMVKDAWGTDVAGAPMFCVTKKIMLTRIKLDKWQREVFQGRQLQMLGIRSRLEELLEVPISDMIQNLLFQEELFWKQRAKVTWIKEGDRNTGFFHRRTENRKRKNMLQGLYDEDGNWREDDAGLEEVITSYFTKMFSASEIDIEALDRTLEAIVPSVTSQMNEDLCAPYTREEIRFALFQMYPTKSPGPDGMPPLFFQHYWKLISQDVVAAVQNFLHTGLILKQINFTHICLIPKVDNPETMSDLRPIALCNVIYKICSKVIANRLKVVLPSMISPFQSAFVPGRLIIDNILVANEMAHFVHNKRDGDVGYMALKLDLSKAYDRMEWVFLEKVMIHFGFARSWIDVVMQCVCTVRIVVCPNAPAVNHLLFADDSMLYAQASLGACQELLEVLAIYRRASGQLVNFAKSSVVFSKNVSEEVKEEISGTLGVEVVASHERYLGLPTYVGRKKTSTFHYIKERLWKKLSAWQGKLLSGAGKDILIRVVAQALPTYAMSVFQLTKSFCDDLEQMCASFWWGSALDKRKIHWKTWNVLCNPKEDGGLGFRSLSNFNSAMLAKQAWRLLTDPLSLIARLYKAKYYPDCSFWEALPHATPSYSWRSIFSTRELLQENCVWQVGNGTTINIFTDCWVSSLPGGRPAPSALAIAEVAKVDDLLVAMGVWNAPLINRLIYEDVGVLLEGQPGMQVWHVGRQGNRVAHQLATRACGLGEAQFYFTAPAFLLAAVIADFCIV, encoded by the exons ATGAAGATCAGCCGCGTTGAAGATTTCGACAGGCTGCGTAGGGCTCTTGGTTTCGCCCATGCTGAAGCAGTGTTTAGTGAGGGTCAGTCTGGCGGTTTGGGGTTGTTCTGGACCGATGATGTGCATTTACAGATAGGGACTAAATCTGCGCATCATGTTGATGCGATTGTCATTGGTGACTTTGGGACACCATCGTGGAGGGTTACTGGCTTTTACGGTTACGCTAGAACAGGAGAAAGGGATCGCTCTTGGCAGTTGCTAAGGGAACTCTCCGACCTTGACTCTCTCCCTTGGGTTGTGATCGGGGATTTCAACGAAATTTTAAACAATGGTGAAAATATAGCTGGTCCTCTTAGAGCAGAACGTCAGATGAGGGGATTTCGAGAGGCTTTGGGATACTGTGATCtgctagatttagggtttcatgGAGCAATGGCAACGTGGTGGAATTCGGAGACATTGTTGAGGTTGGATAGGGCCGTGTGTACCCCTTCCTGGTTTGATGTTTTTGGTCATTCTAAACTATTCCATTTGCCTCCATCTGATTCGGATCATGTTCCTCTACTGTTGAGGGCTAGTACAACTCGTCTTCCTGTAAGATCCAAGCCTCATAGATTTAAATTTGAGGCTTTTTGGTTGCAACATCCGGACTGTGATAGCATGGTTAAGGATGCTTGGGGAACAGATGTGGCTGGGGCGCCGATGTTTTGTGTCACTAAGAAAATCATGCTTACCCGGATCAAATTAGATAAATGGCAGAGGGAGGTTTTTCAGGGTAGACAATTGCAGATGTTGGGGATTCGATCCCGGCTGGAGGAATTACTTGAGGTGCCTATATCTGACATGATCCAAAACTTGCTATTTCAAGAGGAGCTGTTCTGGAAGCAGAGGGCTAAAGTCACCTGGATTAAGGAGGGGGATCGGAATACCGGATTCTTCCATCGAAGAACGGAAAATAGGAAACGCAAAAATATGCTTCAAGGGCTGTATGACGAGGACGGTAATTGGAGGGAGGATGATGCTGGCTTGGAGGAGGTTATAACTAGCTATTTTACCAAGATGTTTTCAGCGTCGGAGATTGACATTGAGGCCCTTGATCGTACCCTGGAGGCAATTGTTCCATCGGTCACCTCCCAAATGAATGAGGATCTATGTGCCCCGTATACTAGGGAGGAGATCAGGTTTGCTCTTTTCCAGATGTACCCAACCAAGTCCCCGGGCCCAGATGGTATGCCTCCACTTTTTTTCCAACACTATTGGAAACTTATTAGTCAGGATGTGGTTGCAGCAGTTCAAAATTTTCTCCATACAGGGTTGATTCTCAAGCAAATTAATTTCACGCATATTTGCCTCATTCCAAAGGTAGACAATCCTGAGACTATGTCAGACTTGAGACCCATTGCCCTATGTAATGTCATTTACAAGATCTGCTCGAAGGTGATTGCTAATAGATTGAAGGTAGTCTTACCGTCGATGATTTCTCCTTTCCAGAGTGCTTTTGTTCCAGGGAGGTTGATTATAGATAACATTTTAGTGGCCAACGAGATGGCTCATTTTGTCCATAATAAGAGGGATGGGGATGTCGGGTACATGGCTCTGAAACTTGATCTAAGTAAGGCTTATGATAGAATGGAGtgggtttttctggaaaaaGTTATGATCCATTTTGGCTTTGCAAGGAGTTGGATTGATGTTGTGATGCAGTGTGTATGTACAGTACG GATTGTGGTGTGTCCTAATGCCCCCGCTGTGAATCATTTGTTATTTGCGGATGATAGTATGCTCTATGCACAAGCTTCTCTTGGGGCGTGTCAAGAGCTCTTGGAAGTACTGGCAATTTATAGGCGAGCTTCGGGGCAATTGGTTAATTTTGCCAAAAGTTCGGTGGTTTTTAGCAAGAATGTATCTGAGGAGGTGAAGGAGGAGATCTCGGGTACCTTGGGTGTGGAGGTTGTAGCCTCACATGAGAGGTATCTCGGGTTACCCACTTACGTGGGACGCAAGAAAACTTCAACCTTCCATTATATCAAGGAAAGGTTGTGGAAGAAGTTGTCTGCTTGGCAAGGGAAGCTGTTGAGTGGGGCAGGGAAAGACATTTTGATACGTGTAGTAGCACAGGCACTTCCTACGTACGCTATGAGTGTCTTTCAGTTGACTAAGAGTTTCTGTGATGATTTGGAACAAATGTGCGCAAGTTTTTGGTGGGGCAGTGCATTGGATAAACGGAAGATTCATTGGAAAACTTGGAATGTTTTGTGTAATCCGAAGGAAGACGGTGGGTTAGGGTTCCGAAGCCTGTCCAATTTTAACTCGGCTATGTTGGCCAAGCAAGCTTGGCGTCTTTTAACTGATCCCTTGTCTCTAATTGCTCGGTTGTACAAAGCAAAATACTATCCTGACTGCTCTTTTTGGGAGGCTTTACCGCATGCTACTCCTTCGTACTCATGGAGGAGTATCTTTTCCACAAGAGAACTGCTTCAAGAAAACTGTGTTTGGCAAGTCGGTAATGGAACTACAATCAATATCTTTACTGATTGTTGGGTATCGTCTTTACCAGGTGGTAGACCGGCACCTTCGGCGTTGGCTATTGCAGAAGTCGCTAAAGTGGATGATTTATTGGTGGCTATGGGGGTGTGGAATGCTCCCTTGATCAACAGGCT GATTTATGAGGATGTGGGGGTCCTTCTGGAGGGTCAGCCTGGTATGCAGGTGTGGCATGTTGGTCGTCAAGGAAATAGAGTAGCACATCAATTGGCTACCCGAGCTTGTGGTCTCGGTGAGGCTCAATTTTATTTTACTGCTCCTGCGTTTCTTCTAGCTGCTGTAATAGCAGATTTTTGTATTGTGTAA
- the LOC133716287 gene encoding uncharacterized protein LOC133716287, which translates to MGDRLKLVAFALKKWEREKFGSVRRVVKELREELDNLQRLYPSAGVLLQRKEMELKSDKVLEKEEIMWCQRSRVNWLKHGDRNTKFFHNFARQRGSANKLVRILGEDNRWRSGQVDVGCVFVNYFRQLFTTGSSELNMEVLHAVEGRVPGDHATRLSCPFTRSEIERALKDMFK; encoded by the coding sequence ATGGGTGATAGATTGAAGTTGGTTGCCTTTGCTTTAAAGAAGTGGGAAAGAGAGAAATTTGGTAGTGTCAGAAGAGTTGTTAAAGAGCTAAGGGAGGAGTTAGACAATCTGCAACGACTATACCCTTCGGCGGGGGTCCTTTTGCAACGTAAGGAGATGGAATTAAAGTCAGATAAGGTTTTAGAGAAGGAGGAGATCATGTGGTGTCAGCGGTCAAGGGTTAATTGGTTAAAGCATGGGGATCGTAATACAAAATTCTTTCATAACTTTGCACGGCAGCGGGGGAGTGCTAACAAACTTGTGAGAATACTAGGGGAGGATAATAGATGGAGGTCAGGGCAGGTGGATGTGGGGTGTGTCTTTGTGAATTACTTCCGTCAATTGTTTACAACTGGGAGTTCTGAATTGAATATGGAGGTTCTTCACGCTGTAGAGGGTAGAGTTCCTGGTGATCATGCAACAAGACTTAGTTGTCCTTTTACTAGAAGTGAGATTGAAAGGGCTTTGAAGGATATGTTTAAGTAA
- the LOC133717563 gene encoding probable inactive leucine-rich repeat receptor-like protein kinase At3g03770 has product MAKPVYPSHLLFFLLVVLLCFHHSQQSQSQSQQWQSLVEIQKLLNYPSALRSFKYTRRGRGLCSIEPTPSLTLACYQGNITQLHITGNNEFPPLPSDFSSHSFFASIAQLPSLKVVSLTCLGLWGPIPPSIAQLSSLEILNVSTNYLSGTIPLQISSLRNLQTLILDHNKFTGQVPAWLSSLPVLSVLSFKNNWLNGSLPYSFSSLQTLRVVSLSHNYLSGEVPDLTNLTNLQVLDLEDNYFGPHFPSLPNKLVTLVLRKNKFRLGIQTTLHSSSWFQLQKLDISLNGFVGPFRPSLLSLPSINYLDIGGNKFTGVLFKNMSCNAELAFVNLSSNLLTGELPDCVKKTRISLYTQNCLANEDQDQQPSNLCHNEALAVQIPPSKEEHKRHYAKHVIASSAVGGIVGAIALVGLIFVAVKRSNGNQTTKNPRTRFITDTASAVNTAKLLSDAKYISETMKMGASLPAYRTFSLEELKEATNNFDDSTLLGEGSDGQVYRGELPDGTLVAIRGTKMRKRHNPQVYTHLIELFSKLRHSHLVSALGHCLEFHPDDSSVSRLFLISEFVPNGTLRGCISESRPGRKLTWAQRIVAAIGVAKGIQFLHTGIVPGVKSINLNIKNVLMDHDLHVKISNYSLALLAENRGVVGTSAASPSPKGSFQARVKHECKNDVYDFGVILLEIILGRPIMFQNEVGVLKDLLRESLNIDDTARRSIVDPSVHKECSDESLKTMMEICVRCLSNEPTDRPSVEDILWNLQFAAQLQDSASLLDSPVSSNHSQEV; this is encoded by the exons ATGGCAAAACCTGTTTACCCTTCACATCTTCTCTTCTTCCTGTTGGTGGTTTTACTTTGTTTCCATCACTCACAGCAATCCCAGTCCCAGTCCCAACAATGGCAGAGCCTTGTGGAAATCCAGAAGCTTCTTAACTACCCCTCAGCTTTACGTAGCTTCAAGTACACCAGAAGAGGCAGAGGCCTGTGCAGCATTGAACCAACCCCATCTTTGACTCTAGCCTGTTATCAAGGCAACATAACCCAGCTTCACATCACTGGCAACAATGAGTTTCCTCCTCTGCCTAGTGATTTCTCATCTCACTCTTTCTTTGCAAGTATTGCTCAGTTACCAAGCTTGAAAGTTGTTTCTTTGACTTGTCTTGGTTTATGGGGTCCTATCCCTCCAAGTATTGCTCAGTTATCTTCTCTTGAGATACTCAATGTCAGCACAAACTACTTGAGTGGAACCATCCCTCTTCAAATTTCATCCCTCAGAAACCTTCAGACACTCATACTTGACCACAACAAGTTCACCGGTCAAGTCCCAGCTTGGTTAAGCTCACTGCCAGTCTTGTCGGTTTTGAGTTTCAAGAACAACTGGCTTAATGGGTCTCTTCCGTATTCTTTCTCATCTTTGCAGACACTCAGAGTTGTCTCTCTCTCCCACAACTACTTGTCTGGGGAAGTCCCTGATCTTACCAACCTGACAAACTTGCAAGTTCTTGATTTGGAAGACAACTATTTCGGGCCACATTTTCCGAGTTTGCCTAACAAGTTAGTCACACTTGTGCTGAGGAAGAACAAGTTTCGCTTGGGAATCCAGACCACATTACACTCCTCCTCCTGGTTTCAGCTTCAAAAGCTGGACATCTCATTGAATGGATTTGTAGGACCATTTAGGCCATCATTGTTGTCTCTGCCTTCCATTAATTATCTCGACATTGGTGGCAACAAGTTCACTGGAGTACTCTTCAAGAACATGTCTTGCAATGCTGAGCTTGCTTTTGTCAATTTATCCTCAAATCTCTTGACAGGGGAGTTGCCCGATTGTGTTAAAAAGACCAGGATTTCTCTGTATACTCAGAATTGCTTAGCAAATGAAGATCAGGATCAGCAACCTTCTAACTTGTGCCACAATGAAGCTCTGGCTGTGCAAATACCGCCGAGTAAGGAAGAGCATAAGAGACATTATGCTAAGCATGTAATTGCATCAAGTGCAGTGGGGGGTATTGTTGGTGCAATTGCACTTGTTGGTCTAATTTTCGTGGCGGTTAAGAGGTCTAACGGCAACCAAACTACTAAAAATCCTCGGACAAGGTTCATTACCGACACTGCCTCAGCAGTGAACACAGCTAAGCTCCTCTCAGATGCAA AATACATATCAGAAACAATGAAGATGGGCGCTAGCCTTCCTGCTTATAGAACTTTTTCTTTGGAGGAGCTCAAGGAAGCTACCAATAACTTTGATGATTCGACACTACTAGGTGAAGGTTCAGATGGACAG GTTTATAGAGGAGAACTCCCTGATGGAACACTTGTGGCTATAAGAGGTACAAAAATGAGAAAGAGGCATAATCCGCAGGTCTATACGCACCTTATTGAGCTGTTTTCAAAACTGAGACATAGCCATTTGGTTAGCGCTCTTGGACATTGCTTGGAGTTCCATCCAGATGATTCAAGTGTCAGTAGACTATTTCTTATATCTGAGTTTGTTCCTAATGGAACGCTACGAGGCTGCATCTCTG AATCACGTCCAGGACGAAAGCTTACATGGGCACAAAGAATAGTAGCTGCAATAGGAGTTGCAAAGGGAATTCAGTTTCTGCATACAGGGATTGTTCCTGGTGTGAAATCAATTAATCTGAATATTAAAAATGTCTTGATGGATCATGATCTTCATGTAAAAATAAGCAATTATAGCCTCGCTCTTTTAGCTGAAAACAGGGGAGTG GTGGGCACTTCAGCTGCTTCTCCCTCACCAAAAGGAAGCTTTCAGGCAAG GGTGAAACATGAATGCAAGAACGATGTTTATGACTTTGGAGTAATCTTGCTAGAAATCATTTTGGGGAGGCCCATCATGTTCCAGAATGAAGTTGGTGTCTTGAAAGACCTT CTACGAGAAAGTTTAAACATTGACGACACAGCTCGAAGGAGCATTGTCGATCCATCAGTGCACAAGGAGTGCTCAGATGAATCACTGAAGACAATGATGGAGATATGTGTGAGGTGTCTGTCCAATGAGCCAACTGATAGGCCTTCAGTGGAAGACATTCTTTGGAATTTGCAGTTTGCAGCACAACTCCAGGATTCAGCATCCCTTCTAGACTCACCTGTCTCATCAAATCATTCCCAAGAAGTCTAA
- the LOC133718316 gene encoding chlorophyll(ide) b reductase NOL, chloroplastic, with amino-acid sequence MAVNVSTSSPALFSSKSDHSLCFRRSDPHPNFPKFDRCSFPRHNPPRLSSYATNASLLRAKASQNTREPMLPPYNVLITGSTKGIGFALAKEFLRAGDNVVICSRSAERVESAVQSLREDFGEQRVWGTKCDVREGKDVKDLVAFAQKNLKYIDIWINNAGSNAYSYKPLAEASDEDLIEVVTTNTLGLMICCREAIKMMLDQPRGGHVFNIDGAGSDGRPTPRFAAYGATKRSVVHLTKSLQAELQMQDVKQVIVHNLSPGMVTTDLLMSGATTKQAKFFINVLAEPAEVVAEYLVPNIRSIPTKGSMKPTYIRFLTGMKAYSQIFSRFAFGARRNRYLLED; translated from the exons ATGGCCGTCAACGTTTCCACCTCTTCCCCAGCTCTCTTCTCATCCAAATCCGACCATTCCTTGTGTTTTCGTCGGTCCGACCCACACCCCAATTTCCCAAAATTCGACCGTTGCAGTTTTCCTCGACATAACCCTCCAAGACTGAGCAGCTATGCTACGAATGCTTCATTACTAAGAGCCAAAGCCTCTCAGAATACAAGAGAGCCCATGCTTCCTCCTTACAATGTGCTCATCACCGGTTCAACCAAAG GTATTGGTTTTGCTCTAGCCAAAGAGTTCCTCAGAGCAGGAGATAACGTTGTGATTTGCTCTAGATCAG CTGAACGAGTTGAATCTGCTGTTCAGAGCCTTAGAGAAGATTTTGGCGAGCAGCGTGTGTGG GGTACTAAATGTGATGTTAGGGAAGGGAAAGATGTGAAGGACTTAGTGGCCTTTGCACAAAAGAACCTGAAATACATTGATATATGG ATTAATAATGCAGGATCAAATGCTTATAGTTATAAACCCCTGGCAGAGGCTTCAGATGAAGATCTTAT TGAAGTTGTCACCACAAATACACTTGGTTTGATGATATGTTGCCGTGAG GCAATAAAGATGATGTTGGACCAGCCTCGAGGTGGTCATGTTTTCAACATCGATGGAGCTGGTTCTGATGGAAGACCAACCCCAAG GTTTGCTGCATATGGAGCAACAAAGCGTAGTGTGGTGCATTTGACAAAATCATTACAG GCAGAATTACAGATGCAAGATGTCAAGCAAGTCATAGTGCATAACTTGTCG CCAGGGATGGTTACAACTGATCTTCTCATGTCTGGTGCAACTACGAAGCAG GCAAAGTTTTTCATCAATGTTCTGGCAGAACCAGCTGAAGTG GTTGCCGAGTATCTTGTTCCAAATATAAGATCCATCCCTACCAAGGGATCAATGAAGCCCACTTACATCCGTTTCCTAACAGGGATGAAAGCCTACTCCCAGATATTCTCA AGATTTGCTTTTGGTGCAAGAAGGAACAGATATTTGCTCGAAGATTAA